Proteins encoded in a region of the Schaalia hyovaginalis genome:
- a CDS encoding ExeM/NucH family extracellular endonuclease, which produces MSAVAAIALATMPLTAHAVDAPDGLASGSPEAPVALADEAANTPETAAAPGDEGAASTAEAGAAPAGTDADAPAAANGAGAEATRSDEKAEEPTAADGANTAEAPQSAPAQMRAPAGGTTASGQPLTPITEIQKTGKGDDSALSGKKVSARGIVTAVYAHGEDGLSTTLSGFTIQTPGSGGAWDPNRAASDALFVYVGNKGFTMPAPNQCVDVTGTVGEYPKTDKKTPAETLSLTQLVPTEINTVKDCQPVTPTPLSQVPTVAQMEALESMLVKPEGAWTITDNYNAGTYGTLMLTPGTEPLRAATDVVAPGEEAKAYEAANAAKQIALDDGTNTNLAPRDKNKASELPFAYLADGASARVGYRVDFAKPVILDSRNKAFVFQPTSMVAAHPDRSPVTITGERPSAPAVAGDIHVATFNVLNYFSDLGEDEARCKGYPDRENKYVTAKNCKVRGAYSKEAFSNQQAKIVLAINALDADVVALEEIENSHAVLGKDRDEALKNLVDALNSAAGEGTWSLVPSPKTVPADEDVIRIAYIYRPATVKTVGESEILDDPAFTKLARQPLAQRFAPVEKDGKKGTEFVVIANHFKSKGSVPKGMEEGNTDNGDGQGNANAVRVAQATALAKFAEKFSDAPTLLVGDFNSYSQEDPLKVLTAAGWTRESGSTHASYVYGGRSGSLDHVFANAAAHPLIAEVGSWALNAQEPVAFEYSRANYNATLTFEKDTPFRSSDHNPEIVGLKVYEDAPQPPAGPVTLDLYNLTDVHGHIEQVKKKEKIIEAGLPAMKCYLEDARAKNPNSSFTLLGDNIGASPYTSGSLKDNPTIAALNTLKPLASTIGNHELDMGQAVFKQRVDGSNPSEYVQVGFPYLGANVEGMGTWGEQKHPYLGEYKVWESPSGVKVAFIGAIAEDVPYKLAPGTTEGLVFTDPIAKIDALAAKIKESGEAQIVVAMLDDDVKNNYPKVGANVDAIMGGDTHVPYEFDKVDSAEKLDSKNPLLAGIASGSYTDNLGLVRISYDPVEKKVLSADSILIPAAKVAECGEAEDTKAVVDKAVADSKEAGKRVVGTGYTETFKRGVFTAPGGKTDPGSNRGVESSLGDLVADAMRETITTTDGKPVDFGIINAGGLRADLVPNEDGTITYAQSYAVMPFSNELGYVTLSGAQVKQMLEEQWKTNLNSQNSRPMLKLGISENVRYTYDPSAEFGKRITSVTIDGAPLDPGRNYTIGSVTFLLAGGDSFDALKANGPAVNTGHLDRDKFNEYLGKHSGLKPRALKSSIGATLPSEPVKDGATVKVELRGLSFTEGPSVTQKVKARLGGEFSEAEVDNSLLEEHASDEASVITTDGAGRASVEVVAKGVCTSGEPGEIVDAPLIVETDFGRVIDETAGLSAKVICEGKPAGPTVSVDRPEAAQGESIEILGEGFVPGHWVRAELHSDPIVIGKAKADEKGVARFTHRLSASTPAGDHTIVLVDEDNGAVAKTALKVLAKTDAGTTQPGGGNPGGANAEATKPASASAGSKGSSLAKTGLVGGTLLFAVPLLLVSGLVLRSRKSA; this is translated from the coding sequence GTGAGTGCGGTAGCCGCTATCGCCCTCGCGACCATGCCCTTGACCGCTCACGCCGTCGACGCTCCGGACGGACTCGCCTCCGGATCGCCCGAGGCCCCCGTCGCCTTGGCGGATGAAGCCGCGAACACCCCGGAGACCGCAGCGGCCCCCGGGGACGAGGGCGCTGCAAGCACCGCGGAAGCGGGCGCCGCCCCCGCGGGGACTGACGCCGATGCCCCTGCGGCCGCGAACGGAGCCGGCGCTGAAGCGACCCGATCCGATGAGAAGGCTGAAGAGCCGACGGCCGCCGACGGCGCGAACACCGCTGAGGCCCCGCAGTCCGCCCCTGCGCAGATGCGGGCTCCCGCCGGCGGCACCACCGCCTCCGGTCAGCCCCTCACCCCCATCACCGAGATCCAGAAGACCGGGAAGGGCGATGATTCCGCCCTCTCGGGCAAGAAGGTCTCCGCGCGCGGAATCGTCACCGCCGTCTACGCCCACGGCGAGGACGGCCTCAGTACGACCCTGAGCGGCTTCACCATCCAGACCCCGGGCAGCGGCGGCGCCTGGGATCCGAACCGCGCGGCCTCGGACGCCCTCTTCGTCTACGTCGGCAATAAGGGCTTCACCATGCCCGCGCCGAACCAGTGCGTCGATGTCACGGGCACCGTCGGGGAGTATCCCAAGACCGACAAGAAGACGCCCGCGGAGACCCTCAGCCTCACGCAGCTCGTCCCGACCGAGATCAACACCGTCAAGGACTGCCAGCCGGTCACGCCGACGCCCCTGAGCCAGGTCCCCACAGTCGCTCAGATGGAGGCCCTCGAGTCGATGCTCGTCAAGCCCGAAGGAGCCTGGACGATCACCGACAACTACAACGCCGGCACCTACGGCACCCTCATGCTCACCCCCGGGACCGAACCCCTGAGGGCCGCCACCGACGTCGTCGCGCCGGGCGAGGAGGCCAAGGCCTACGAGGCCGCCAATGCGGCCAAGCAGATCGCCCTCGACGACGGTACGAACACCAACCTCGCGCCGCGCGACAAGAACAAGGCGAGCGAGCTCCCCTTCGCCTACCTCGCGGACGGCGCCTCCGCCCGTGTCGGGTACCGCGTCGACTTCGCCAAGCCCGTGATCCTCGACTCGAGGAACAAGGCCTTCGTCTTCCAGCCGACGAGCATGGTCGCCGCCCACCCCGATCGATCGCCCGTCACCATCACCGGTGAGCGCCCGAGCGCCCCCGCAGTCGCCGGCGACATCCACGTCGCGACCTTCAACGTCCTCAACTACTTCTCCGACCTCGGCGAGGACGAGGCACGATGCAAGGGCTACCCGGACCGTGAGAACAAGTACGTCACCGCGAAGAACTGCAAGGTCCGCGGCGCCTACTCCAAGGAGGCCTTCTCCAACCAGCAGGCCAAGATCGTCCTCGCCATCAACGCGCTCGACGCCGACGTCGTCGCCCTCGAGGAGATCGAGAACTCGCATGCGGTCCTCGGCAAGGACCGCGATGAGGCGCTGAAGAATCTCGTCGACGCCCTCAATTCCGCAGCCGGTGAAGGCACATGGTCCCTCGTGCCCAGCCCGAAGACCGTGCCCGCCGATGAGGACGTCATCCGCATCGCCTACATCTACAGGCCCGCCACGGTCAAGACCGTCGGCGAGTCCGAGATCCTCGACGACCCGGCCTTCACGAAGCTCGCCCGTCAGCCCCTCGCCCAGCGATTCGCGCCGGTCGAGAAGGACGGGAAGAAGGGGACGGAATTCGTCGTCATCGCGAACCACTTCAAGTCCAAGGGCTCGGTGCCCAAGGGGATGGAAGAGGGCAACACCGACAACGGCGACGGCCAGGGCAATGCCAACGCCGTCCGCGTCGCCCAGGCCACGGCTCTCGCGAAGTTCGCGGAGAAGTTCTCTGATGCGCCGACCCTGCTCGTCGGCGACTTCAACTCCTACTCGCAGGAGGACCCGCTGAAGGTCCTCACCGCTGCCGGGTGGACGCGCGAATCGGGATCGACGCACGCCTCCTACGTCTACGGCGGACGCTCCGGATCCCTCGATCACGTCTTCGCCAACGCCGCGGCCCACCCCCTCATCGCCGAAGTCGGCTCCTGGGCCCTCAACGCCCAAGAGCCCGTCGCCTTCGAGTACTCGCGCGCCAACTACAACGCGACGCTCACCTTCGAGAAGGACACCCCCTTCCGCTCCTCGGACCACAATCCGGAGATCGTCGGGCTCAAGGTGTACGAGGACGCGCCGCAGCCGCCCGCCGGCCCCGTCACCCTCGACCTCTACAACCTCACCGACGTCCACGGCCACATCGAGCAGGTGAAGAAGAAGGAGAAGATCATCGAGGCGGGCCTTCCCGCGATGAAGTGCTACCTCGAGGACGCGAGGGCGAAGAACCCGAACTCGTCCTTCACCCTCCTGGGCGACAACATCGGGGCTTCGCCCTACACCTCGGGCTCCCTCAAGGACAACCCGACGATCGCCGCCCTCAACACCCTCAAGCCCCTCGCCTCGACGATCGGGAACCATGAACTCGACATGGGCCAGGCCGTCTTCAAGCAGCGCGTAGACGGTTCCAACCCCTCGGAATACGTTCAGGTCGGCTTCCCCTACCTCGGCGCGAACGTCGAGGGCATGGGGACCTGGGGAGAGCAGAAGCACCCCTACCTCGGCGAGTACAAGGTCTGGGAATCCCCCTCGGGCGTCAAGGTCGCCTTCATCGGCGCCATCGCCGAGGACGTCCCCTACAAGCTCGCCCCGGGCACCACTGAGGGCCTGGTCTTCACCGATCCCATCGCGAAGATCGACGCGCTCGCCGCGAAGATCAAGGAATCCGGCGAGGCCCAGATCGTCGTCGCCATGCTCGACGACGATGTGAAGAACAACTACCCGAAGGTCGGTGCGAACGTCGACGCCATCATGGGCGGCGACACCCACGTCCCCTACGAGTTTGACAAGGTCGACTCCGCCGAGAAGCTCGATTCGAAGAACCCGCTCCTGGCGGGCATCGCCTCGGGCTCCTACACCGACAACCTCGGGCTCGTGAGGATCTCCTACGACCCGGTCGAGAAGAAGGTCCTGTCGGCCGACTCCATCCTCATCCCGGCGGCGAAGGTTGCCGAATGCGGTGAGGCCGAGGACACCAAGGCCGTCGTCGACAAGGCCGTCGCCGACTCGAAGGAGGCGGGCAAGAGGGTCGTCGGCACCGGTTACACCGAGACCTTCAAGCGCGGCGTCTTCACCGCTCCCGGGGGCAAGACCGATCCGGGATCGAACCGCGGCGTCGAATCGAGCCTCGGCGACCTCGTGGCCGACGCGATGCGCGAGACGATCACCACGACGGACGGCAAGCCGGTCGACTTCGGCATCATCAACGCCGGAGGCCTGCGCGCCGACCTCGTTCCGAACGAGGACGGCACGATCACCTACGCCCAGTCCTACGCCGTCATGCCCTTCTCGAACGAGCTCGGCTACGTGACCCTGAGCGGTGCCCAGGTCAAGCAGATGCTCGAGGAGCAGTGGAAGACGAACCTCAACTCGCAGAACTCGCGTCCGATGCTCAAGCTCGGAATCTCCGAGAACGTGCGCTACACCTACGATCCGAGCGCCGAGTTCGGCAAGAGGATTACCTCGGTGACCATCGACGGCGCGCCCCTCGATCCGGGGAGGAATTACACCATCGGATCGGTGACCTTCCTCCTCGCGGGCGGCGACTCCTTCGACGCCCTCAAGGCGAACGGCCCCGCGGTCAACACCGGTCACCTGGACCGCGACAAGTTCAACGAGTACCTCGGGAAGCACTCGGGCCTCAAGCCCCGCGCCCTGAAGTCCTCGATCGGCGCGACCCTGCCCTCCGAACCCGTCAAGGACGGGGCGACGGTCAAGGTCGAGCTCCGCGGCCTGTCCTTCACCGAAGGGCCCTCCGTCACCCAGAAGGTGAAGGCGCGCCTCGGAGGGGAGTTCTCCGAAGCGGAGGTCGACAACTCCCTCCTCGAAGAGCACGCCTCCGATGAGGCCTCGGTCATCACCACCGACGGCGCGGGCCGCGCCAGCGTCGAGGTCGTCGCCAAGGGCGTGTGCACCTCCGGCGAGCCCGGTGAGATCGTCGACGCCCCGCTGATCGTCGAGACCGACTTCGGTCGCGTGATCGACGAGACGGCCGGACTGAGCGCGAAGGTGATCTGCGAGGGGAAGCCCGCCGGGCCGACCGTCAGCGTGGATCGTCCCGAAGCGGCTCAGGGCGAGAGCATCGAGATCCTCGGCGAGGGCTTCGTCCCCGGCCACTGGGTCCGTGCCGAGCTCCACTCCGACCCGATCGTCATCGGAAAGGCCAAGGCGGACGAGAAGGGCGTCGCGCGCTTCACGCATCGCCTCTCGGCCTCGACTCCCGCCGGGGATCACACGATCGTCCTCGTCGATGAAGATAACGGTGCGGTTGCAAAAACCGCTCTGAAGGTTCTGGCGAAGACGGATGCGGGGACGACGCAGCCCGGAGGGGGCAACCCCGGAGGCGCGAACGCCGAGGCGACGAAACCCGCTTCCGCATCTGCGGGTTCGAAGGGCTCTTCACTTGCGAAAACGGGCCTCGTCGGGGGAACCCTGCTCTTCGCGGTGCCGCTGCTCCTCGTCTCAGGGCTCGTTCTGAGAAGCCGCAAGTCGGCCTGA
- a CDS encoding GuaB3 family IMP dehydrogenase-related protein translates to MSSEVEIGRGKRGRRAYTLDDIALVPSRRTRDPEDVNVGWQIDAYHVDIPIMAAPMDSVMSPDTAIAFGRLGGIGVLDLNGLWTRYEEPEPLLEEISRLGEDESIARLQQVYSEPIKPSLITARLKQLREAGVVVAGKLSPQLTQRYWRYVVDAGVDLFVIRGSTVSAEHVSSRAEPLNLKRFICELDVPVIVGGVCTDTAALHLMRTGAAGVLVGFGGGAAHSTRRSLGVHAPMATAIADVAAARRDYMDESGGRYVHVIADGGIGRSGDLTKAIACGADAVMLGAALARASEAPGRGWHWGSEATHPDMPRGQRVHVGTSGSLEQILYGPSTRADGSLNFVGALRRAMATTGYSEVKDLQKVDVVVGPYHPSGG, encoded by the coding sequence GTGAGCAGTGAAGTCGAGATCGGACGGGGCAAACGGGGACGACGGGCGTACACGCTCGATGACATCGCGCTGGTCCCGTCCAGGCGCACCCGTGATCCTGAGGACGTGAACGTCGGCTGGCAGATCGACGCCTACCACGTGGACATCCCGATCATGGCGGCGCCGATGGACTCGGTGATGAGTCCGGACACGGCGATCGCCTTCGGCCGCCTCGGCGGCATCGGCGTCCTCGACCTCAACGGCCTGTGGACTCGTTACGAGGAGCCCGAACCGCTCCTCGAGGAGATCTCGCGCCTGGGCGAGGACGAGTCGATCGCCCGTCTCCAGCAGGTCTACTCCGAGCCGATCAAGCCCTCGCTCATCACCGCCCGGCTCAAGCAGTTGCGCGAGGCGGGCGTCGTCGTCGCGGGCAAGCTGTCGCCGCAGCTCACGCAGCGCTATTGGCGTTACGTCGTCGATGCGGGCGTGGATCTCTTCGTGATCCGCGGCTCGACGGTCTCCGCCGAGCACGTGTCGAGCCGCGCCGAGCCCTTGAATCTCAAGCGCTTCATCTGCGAGCTGGACGTCCCGGTGATCGTGGGGGGAGTGTGCACGGACACCGCCGCCCTCCATCTCATGCGCACGGGGGCGGCCGGGGTCCTCGTCGGTTTCGGCGGGGGAGCGGCCCACTCGACGAGGCGCTCGCTCGGGGTTCACGCGCCGATGGCGACGGCGATCGCGGATGTCGCCGCGGCTCGGCGCGACTACATGGACGAGTCCGGCGGCCGCTACGTCCACGTCATCGCCGATGGCGGGATCGGCCGTTCGGGGGACCTGACGAAGGCGATCGCCTGCGGCGCCGACGCGGTCATGCTCGGAGCCGCCCTGGCCCGTGCGAGCGAGGCGCCGGGGCGGGGGTGGCACTGGGGTTCGGAGGCCACGCATCCGGACATGCCGCGCGGGCAGAGGGTACACGTCGGCACCTCGGGAAGCCTCGAGCAGATCCTCTACGGCCCTTCGACGAGGGCGGACGGCTCTTTGAACTTCGTCGGCGCCCTGCGGCGCGCGATGGCGACCACGGGTTACTCGGAGGTGAAGGACCTGCAGAAGGTGGATGTGGTCGTCGGCCCGTACCATCCTTCGGGCGGCTGA
- a CDS encoding exonuclease domain-containing protein — protein MNETANWLRMPWLGFDTETTGVDPSKDRLVTCALVLRMGGIDSGRPDRVHTWLADPGVEIPATATAVHGISTEKARTEGRPVEEALDEIAATLVEHWRRGYPVVAFNASYDLTLVDAELARHGLGTFAQRLGREAGPIIDPLVLDRHFERYRKGKKTLTLVAPAYGVEASPDAHTAEVDVAMTLDVLAAMAAKHTDLQGLDAHELQAAQARWHREWAEGLTEYLRKQGRESSIDPSWPMLSADAPSR, from the coding sequence ATGAACGAGACGGCGAATTGGTTGCGCATGCCCTGGTTGGGATTCGACACGGAGACGACGGGCGTCGATCCCTCCAAGGATCGCCTCGTCACCTGCGCCCTGGTCCTGAGGATGGGCGGTATCGACAGCGGTCGACCGGACCGGGTCCACACCTGGCTCGCGGACCCGGGAGTCGAGATCCCCGCGACGGCGACCGCCGTCCACGGCATCTCGACCGAGAAGGCCCGCACCGAGGGGCGCCCCGTCGAAGAGGCCCTCGATGAGATCGCCGCGACCCTCGTCGAGCACTGGCGCAGGGGCTATCCGGTCGTCGCCTTCAACGCCTCCTACGACCTCACGCTGGTCGACGCCGAGCTCGCCCGGCACGGGCTGGGGACCTTCGCCCAGCGGCTCGGCCGCGAGGCGGGGCCGATCATCGACCCCCTCGTCCTCGACCGCCACTTCGAGCGCTACCGCAAGGGGAAGAAGACCCTCACCCTCGTCGCCCCCGCCTACGGGGTCGAAGCCTCGCCCGATGCGCACACCGCCGAGGTCGACGTGGCGATGACCCTCGACGTGCTCGCCGCCATGGCCGCCAAGCACACGGACCTGCAGGGCCTCGACGCGCACGAGCTCCAGGCCGCGCAGGCCCGGTGGCACCGCGAGTGGGCCGAAGGCCTCACGGAGTACCTGCGCAAGCAGGGGCGCGAGTCCTCCATCGACCCGTCCTGGCCGATGCTCTCGGCCGACGCGCCCTCCCGGTAG
- a CDS encoding transaldolase family protein — protein MLMLIDYANVQAIQETLTYLPVDGVTTNPTILYREGKEPLELLHQIQEVLPEGAQLHVQLVSERAAGMVEEAKALRSEIPGNLFVKLPVTREGFAAIPRIVAEGIQVTATGIHSSMQGFMAAKAGARYVAPYVNRMDNFGIDGVRVATEIHRTLKSYGMETDVLAASFKNSEQVLELVRQGVGAITAAPEVLAALIKNPATDAAIAEQNRHFEILVGERRTWKDIIETR, from the coding sequence ATGCTCATGCTCATCGACTACGCCAACGTTCAGGCGATTCAAGAGACGCTGACCTACCTTCCGGTGGATGGGGTGACGACGAACCCGACCATCCTGTACCGCGAGGGCAAGGAGCCGCTCGAACTGCTCCATCAGATCCAAGAGGTGCTTCCCGAGGGCGCCCAGCTCCATGTTCAGCTCGTATCGGAACGCGCGGCCGGCATGGTCGAAGAAGCGAAGGCCCTCCGTTCGGAGATCCCCGGGAACCTCTTCGTGAAGCTCCCCGTGACCCGTGAGGGCTTCGCGGCGATCCCGCGGATCGTCGCCGAGGGGATCCAGGTCACGGCGACGGGCATCCACTCCTCGATGCAGGGGTTCATGGCGGCGAAGGCGGGCGCGCGTTACGTGGCCCCTTACGTCAACCGCATGGACAACTTCGGCATCGACGGCGTCCGCGTCGCCACGGAGATCCACCGGACCCTGAAGTCCTACGGCATGGAGACCGACGTGCTCGCGGCCTCCTTCAAGAACTCCGAGCAGGTCCTCGAACTCGTCCGTCAGGGCGTGGGCGCGATCACCGCGGCCCCCGAAGTCCTCGCGGCCCTCATCAAGAACCCGGCGACGGACGCCGCGATCGCCGAGCAGAACCGCCATTTCGAGATCCTCGTCGGGGAGCGCCGCACCTGGAAGGACATCATCGAGACGCGCTGA
- the guaB gene encoding IMP dehydrogenase codes for MGDFSANDPFGLTGLTYDDVLLLPELTDVVPSTVDTTSRLTKKISLRVPLLSAAMDTVTESRMAIAMARQGGIGILHRNLSIEDQAQQVRLVKRSESGMVEDPVTVGPGATIEQLDELCGHYRVSGLPVVGEDGALLGIITNRDLRFVPQAEWSALTVRDCMTPRERLVTGHVGISREDAKALLAEHRIEKLPIVDDDDRLTGLITVKDFVKTEQYPNATKDERGRLVVGAAVGYWGDTWERATALAEAGVDVLVVDTANGGAKLALDMIRRIKSDPIFAGVEVIGGNVATTEGAQALIDAGADAVKVGVGPGSICTTRVVAGVGVPQITAIALAAKACGPAGVPLIADGGLQYSGDIGKALVAGADTVMLGSLLAGCEESPGEVVFTNGKQFKRYRGMGSLGAMSSRGRKSYSKDRYFQADVSSDDKIVPEGIEGQVPYTGSLASVVYQLVGGLHQTMFYLGASSIAALKANGRFVRITSAGLRESHPHDVQMTSEAPNYHSSGAKG; via the coding sequence ATGGGCGACTTTTCTGCGAATGATCCCTTCGGCCTGACAGGCCTCACCTACGACGACGTCCTTCTTCTGCCCGAGCTCACCGATGTCGTGCCCTCCACGGTCGACACGACCTCGCGCCTGACGAAGAAGATCTCCCTCCGCGTCCCCCTCCTTTCGGCGGCGATGGACACGGTCACCGAATCCCGAATGGCGATCGCCATGGCCCGTCAGGGCGGCATCGGCATCCTCCACCGCAACCTCTCCATCGAGGACCAGGCCCAGCAGGTCCGCCTCGTGAAGCGCTCCGAATCGGGGATGGTCGAAGACCCGGTGACCGTCGGTCCCGGTGCGACGATCGAGCAGCTCGATGAGCTGTGCGGCCACTACCGCGTGTCCGGACTGCCCGTGGTCGGGGAGGACGGCGCTCTCCTCGGCATCATCACGAACCGCGACCTGCGCTTCGTCCCCCAGGCCGAATGGTCCGCCCTGACGGTCCGCGACTGCATGACCCCCCGCGAACGCCTCGTCACCGGGCACGTCGGCATCTCCCGCGAGGACGCCAAGGCCCTCCTCGCCGAGCACCGCATCGAGAAGCTCCCGATCGTCGACGACGACGACCGACTCACCGGCCTCATCACCGTCAAGGACTTCGTCAAGACGGAGCAGTACCCGAACGCCACGAAGGATGAGCGCGGACGCCTCGTCGTCGGCGCGGCGGTCGGCTACTGGGGCGATACCTGGGAGCGCGCGACCGCCCTGGCGGAAGCGGGCGTTGACGTCCTCGTGGTCGACACCGCGAATGGCGGGGCGAAGCTCGCCCTCGACATGATCCGGCGCATCAAGTCCGATCCGATCTTCGCCGGCGTCGAGGTCATCGGCGGGAACGTCGCGACGACCGAGGGCGCTCAGGCCCTCATCGATGCGGGCGCGGACGCGGTCAAGGTCGGCGTCGGACCGGGCTCGATCTGCACGACGCGCGTCGTCGCCGGCGTCGGCGTCCCCCAGATCACCGCGATCGCCCTGGCCGCGAAGGCGTGCGGGCCCGCGGGCGTCCCGCTCATCGCCGACGGCGGCCTCCAGTACTCCGGCGACATCGGCAAGGCCCTGGTCGCCGGCGCGGACACGGTCATGCTCGGCTCCCTGCTCGCGGGCTGCGAGGAGTCCCCGGGCGAGGTCGTCTTCACGAACGGCAAGCAGTTCAAGCGCTACCGCGGCATGGGCTCGCTCGGCGCGATGAGCTCGCGCGGCCGCAAGTCCTACTCGAAGGACCGCTACTTCCAGGCGGACGTGTCCTCGGACGACAAGATCGTCCCCGAGGGCATCGAGGGGCAGGTCCCGTACACGGGTTCGCTCGCCTCGGTCGTCTACCAGCTCGTCGGCGGTCTGCACCAGACGATGTTCTACCTGGGCGCCTCCTCGATCGCCGCGCTCAAGGCGAACGGGCGCTTCGTCCGGATCACCTCGGCGGGCCTTCGCGAGTCGCATCCGCACGATGTGCAGATGACGAGCGAAGCGCCGAACTACCACTCCTCGGGCGCGAAGGGCTGA
- a CDS encoding AGE family epimerase/isomerase encodes MRTPWREEALLDAFAEDFDALVGFASASRCPGGFGTLDAEGVIEAEAPIELWITCRMTYVFTLASMRGIEGAAELARHGLEALAGPFHDDEHGGWYSALVPSGDAPVEGARKEAYAHAFVILAAAAATCAGFEGARALLDEALKDQDLHWWEPSFGRVRNSWNPDFSECEAYRGLNANMHTVEAYLAAWDATGERIWLDRAREMCRFVADLGARFGWRLPEHFGPGWVVKPEMFADNPADPFRPYGATPGHGFEWARLILHTRAALVAIGDAPGAWMIDVARELVNRADSDGWTDEGVGGIVYTTDFDGRPVVETRMHWVVCEAVNAACALGVVDEERGDEEQTGIQSERFARFVAWADQYLHEAPGRWIHELGGDGAPSTTVWAGKADAYHLAQMLLLPRIALAPGFAAALANA; translated from the coding sequence ATGAGGACACCCTGGAGGGAAGAGGCCCTACTCGACGCCTTCGCCGAGGACTTCGACGCCCTCGTCGGATTCGCCTCCGCCTCGCGCTGCCCCGGCGGATTCGGCACCCTCGACGCCGAGGGCGTGATCGAAGCCGAGGCCCCCATCGAACTGTGGATCACCTGCCGCATGACCTACGTCTTCACCCTCGCCTCGATGCGGGGGATCGAAGGAGCGGCCGAACTCGCGCGCCACGGCCTCGAAGCCCTCGCGGGGCCCTTCCACGACGACGAGCACGGCGGCTGGTACTCGGCCCTCGTCCCCTCGGGGGACGCGCCGGTCGAAGGCGCGCGCAAAGAGGCCTACGCCCACGCCTTCGTCATCCTCGCTGCGGCCGCAGCGACCTGCGCGGGATTCGAGGGCGCGCGGGCCCTCCTCGACGAAGCCCTCAAGGACCAGGACCTCCACTGGTGGGAGCCCTCCTTCGGCCGCGTGAGGAACTCCTGGAACCCGGACTTCAGCGAGTGCGAAGCCTACCGGGGCCTCAACGCGAACATGCATACGGTCGAGGCCTATCTCGCCGCATGGGATGCGACCGGTGAAAGGATCTGGCTCGACCGGGCCCGCGAGATGTGCCGCTTCGTCGCCGACCTCGGCGCGCGCTTCGGATGGCGCCTCCCCGAGCACTTCGGACCCGGATGGGTCGTGAAGCCGGAGATGTTCGCCGACAACCCGGCCGACCCCTTCCGCCCCTACGGGGCCACGCCGGGGCACGGCTTCGAATGGGCGCGCCTCATCCTGCACACCCGGGCCGCCCTCGTCGCCATCGGCGATGCGCCCGGCGCATGGATGATCGACGTCGCCCGCGAACTCGTCAATCGCGCCGACTCCGACGGCTGGACGGACGAGGGTGTCGGCGGCATCGTTTACACGACCGACTTCGACGGGCGGCCCGTCGTTGAGACCCGCATGCACTGGGTGGTCTGCGAAGCGGTGAACGCCGCCTGCGCCCTGGGCGTCGTGGATGAGGAACGGGGCGACGAGGAGCAGACCGGGATCCAATCCGAGCGCTTCGCCCGCTTCGTCGCCTGGGCGGATCAGTACCTCCACGAGGCCCCGGGCCGCTGGATTCACGAGCTCGGCGGCGACGGCGCGCCTTCGACGACGGTCTGGGCCGGAAAGGCCGATGCCTACCACCTCGCCCAGATGCTCCTCCTCCCCCGAATCGCCCTCGCCCCCGGCTTCGCGGCCGCCCTCGCGAACGCCTGA
- a CDS encoding MerR family transcriptional regulator: MPRTHLQAASSAVEAPLTVTAVSMRLGISPSTLRTWERRYGLGPGERRAGSHRRYLPADIARLAKMVDLVHAGVSPSDAAATVLSLADSLPPEEEPPAPHSIQDLVEVSCRCRSAQLRRVLEAAVSTEGLVHTWSRLVAPALDRLRAVQDGELPGCAPSTVLRTAFLDLLAAVADSTPPHEGPEDSVVILTDLAHEVGAHVVGVALRWYGIDARVLASESIEGEAGSERFKRFQDAHPVTLAIVMGTGTSCERFISFLAQDCDLDVLLVGADAPLVVDGRVLRVRTPAACVEETLAVLAPGADIASFDA, translated from the coding sequence ATGCCGAGGACGCATCTTCAAGCGGCATCATCCGCCGTCGAAGCGCCCCTGACCGTCACCGCGGTGTCGATGCGATTGGGGATCTCCCCCTCGACCCTGCGCACCTGGGAGCGCCGCTACGGCCTGGGCCCGGGGGAGCGGCGCGCAGGATCCCACCGCCGCTATCTGCCCGCCGACATCGCCCGCCTGGCCAAGATGGTGGATCTCGTCCACGCGGGAGTCTCCCCATCGGACGCCGCGGCCACCGTCCTCTCCCTCGCCGACTCCCTTCCCCCCGAGGAGGAGCCCCCGGCGCCCCATTCCATCCAGGACCTCGTCGAGGTCTCCTGCCGCTGCCGCTCCGCCCAGCTGAGGAGGGTCCTCGAAGCCGCGGTATCGACCGAGGGCCTCGTTCACACCTGGAGCAGACTGGTCGCCCCCGCCCTCGATCGTCTTCGCGCCGTCCAGGACGGCGAACTGCCGGGCTGCGCGCCCTCGACCGTGCTGCGCACCGCCTTCCTCGACCTCCTCGCAGCGGTCGCGGACTCGACCCCGCCCCACGAGGGCCCCGAAGACTCCGTCGTGATCCTCACGGATCTCGCCCACGAGGTCGGCGCGCACGTCGTCGGAGTCGCCCTGCGCTGGTACGGGATCGATGCGCGCGTGCTCGCGAGCGAATCGATCGAGGGCGAGGCGGGCTCCGAGCGCTTCAAGCGCTTCCAGGACGCCCACCCCGTCACCCTCGCCATCGTCATGGGCACGGGCACCAGCTGCGAGCGCTTCATCTCCTTCCTCGCCCAGGACTGCGATCTCGACGTCCTCCTGGTCGGGGCCGATGCCCCCCTCGTCGTCGACGGTCGCGTCCTGCGGGTGAGGACCCCGGCCGCCTGCGTCGAAGAGACCCTGGCCGTCCTCGCGCCCGGTGCGGACATCGCATCCTTCGACGCCTGA